From the genome of Halobellus litoreus, one region includes:
- a CDS encoding ABC transporter substrate-binding protein has protein sequence MPRGRQTVRQTGGPSITRRQWLSALGVGSAAALAGCSGDDDSEGTGTATSGGGSDGTPSVSGTYDTVTASAFSTLNPLYNTSSGAGTAIGYALDQGYTFDDQGAYFPLLYDLSTTDDGSVWVFDVREGLSFGDPYGGVTASTFVYQIRELHQSDWAATAASSSWRGINVEETGEYQFQAEIPEAQLLWPESYDPLLYPIPTDLVQPYVDEEDAEGLQQDEELLNLSFTGNLGGYTLDKWERGSGTTYSRNGDYYVQNIEAGPDLFSDAPYFEGASISVVEERASRLGALETGEADSAGIPPERFSEFQEKPQVETFRIPQPFNRILSVNMRDNGWNAGPGNLFRFTAFRQGLAAAIDKQGMIRGIFRGLAQPHYTWQPSWSDWYPGDDAIEQFGAGDQYGGDVARGLVEEAISESAFDYRFDGGALVTPEGETVTLDLHHLAGGETFQLIAEFIASELDDALGIEVTVEAIAGTRFQSNYWTAEPQGGTATIAGEEVTWDQPTLTNPGPRSVTAAESWDMSIVYGLNTYPLNPLTNEVFFDGPTAQYNPVGYYPDFDARGVFERAREADSEDALQEPFTELFRNLAAEQPYVMLVFGDDLIGYNPDLVGPTENFFNGWDFPAWYFDA, from the coding sequence ATGCCACGAGGGAGGCAGACGGTTCGACAGACGGGAGGGCCGTCGATCACTCGCCGACAGTGGCTGTCGGCGCTCGGGGTAGGGTCAGCGGCCGCGCTCGCGGGATGTTCCGGCGACGACGACTCCGAGGGCACCGGTACGGCGACCAGCGGCGGCGGTAGCGACGGCACGCCGTCGGTGTCGGGGACGTACGACACTGTCACCGCATCGGCGTTCTCGACGCTGAACCCGCTGTACAACACCAGTTCGGGTGCCGGGACGGCGATCGGCTACGCGCTGGATCAGGGGTACACCTTCGACGACCAGGGAGCGTACTTCCCCTTGCTGTACGACCTGTCGACGACGGACGACGGCTCCGTGTGGGTGTTCGACGTCCGGGAGGGGCTGTCGTTCGGCGATCCGTACGGCGGGGTCACCGCCTCGACGTTCGTCTACCAGATCCGGGAACTGCACCAGAGCGACTGGGCGGCGACGGCGGCGTCGAGCAGCTGGAGGGGGATCAACGTCGAAGAGACCGGCGAGTACCAGTTCCAGGCCGAAATCCCGGAGGCACAGTTGCTGTGGCCGGAGTCGTACGATCCGCTCCTGTACCCGATTCCCACGGACCTCGTGCAACCGTACGTCGACGAGGAGGACGCCGAGGGACTCCAGCAGGACGAGGAGCTGTTGAACCTCTCGTTCACGGGGAACCTGGGCGGATACACCCTCGACAAGTGGGAGCGGGGGTCGGGAACGACCTACTCCCGGAACGGCGACTACTACGTCCAGAACATCGAGGCGGGCCCGGACCTGTTCTCGGACGCCCCCTACTTCGAGGGGGCGTCGATCAGCGTCGTCGAGGAGCGGGCCTCGCGGCTCGGGGCGCTGGAGACCGGCGAGGCCGACTCGGCCGGGATCCCCCCCGAGCGGTTCTCGGAGTTCCAGGAGAAGCCGCAGGTCGAGACCTTCCGGATTCCGCAGCCGTTCAACCGGATCCTGTCGGTGAATATGCGAGACAACGGATGGAACGCCGGGCCCGGGAACCTGTTCCGGTTCACCGCGTTCCGACAGGGCCTCGCCGCCGCGATCGACAAGCAGGGGATGATCAGGGGCATCTTCCGCGGGCTGGCACAGCCACACTACACCTGGCAACCGTCGTGGTCCGACTGGTATCCCGGCGACGACGCCATCGAGCAGTTCGGGGCCGGCGACCAGTACGGCGGAGACGTCGCTCGAGGACTCGTCGAGGAGGCCATCTCCGAGTCGGCGTTCGACTACCGGTTCGACGGGGGCGCGCTCGTCACTCCCGAGGGCGAGACGGTCACGCTAGACCTGCATCACTTGGCCGGCGGCGAGACCTTTCAGCTCATCGCGGAGTTCATCGCCAGCGAACTCGACGACGCTCTCGGAATCGAGGTCACGGTGGAGGCGATCGCCGGCACGCGATTCCAATCGAACTACTGGACGGCGGAGCCGCAGGGCGGCACCGCCACCATCGCGGGTGAGGAGGTCACGTGGGACCAACCGACGCTGACGAATCCGGGGCCGCGGAGCGTCACGGCCGCGGAGTCGTGGGATATGTCGATCGTCTACGGGCTGAACACCTACCCGCTGAACCCGCTCACCAACGAGGTCTTCTTCGACGGCCCGACCGCACAGTACAACCCCGTCGGCTACTACCCCGACTTCGACGCCCGAGGGGTGTTCGAGCGCGCCAGAGAAGCCGACTCCGAGGACGCCCTCCAGGAGCCGTTCACCGAACTGTTCCGGAACCTCGCCGCCGAGCAACCGTACGTTATGCTGGTGTTCGGCGACGACCTGATCGGGTACAACCCCGACCTCGTTGGGCCGACCGAGAACTTCTTCAACGGCTGGGACTTCCCGGCGTGGTATTTCGATGCGTGA
- the corA gene encoding magnesium/cobalt transporter CorA, translating into MISAIVYDAGGVEHYAIDDEADLEAARRAPGTTWVRVSTPTDEEERALTKAFSLHPLELEDVRGGVRPKTEAFDDHAFVLIKTVALERGETTFDEEIRTQPIGLFIGDDWLVTVTAADDYVPVVSDVWQSVENQEGRTLKQGPDFAAYRVIDHAVEDYFDLLDTVGDTIEEIEEAILATPDETLIESLNDVRRDLLSFRKVVWPMREAVGTLARGGIDEIGDSTEKFYRDVYDHLVEIVDLTETYRDLTRGTRDIYLNVVSQSTNEVMKRLTVVATIFIPLTFVVGVYGMNFGEHATNLPELTWPYAYPAVVVGMGLVTAILLVHFRREGWI; encoded by the coding sequence GTGATATCCGCGATCGTCTACGACGCGGGGGGCGTCGAGCACTACGCGATCGACGACGAGGCCGACCTCGAAGCGGCGCGTCGCGCGCCGGGGACGACTTGGGTCCGCGTGAGCACGCCCACGGACGAGGAGGAGCGGGCCCTCACGAAGGCGTTCTCGCTCCATCCGCTCGAACTGGAGGACGTTCGGGGGGGCGTCAGGCCGAAGACCGAGGCGTTCGACGATCACGCGTTCGTGCTGATCAAAACCGTCGCGCTCGAACGCGGCGAGACGACGTTCGACGAGGAGATCCGCACCCAGCCCATCGGGCTGTTTATCGGCGACGATTGGCTGGTGACGGTGACCGCAGCGGACGACTACGTCCCCGTCGTCTCCGACGTCTGGCAGTCCGTCGAGAACCAGGAGGGCCGGACGCTGAAACAGGGGCCCGACTTCGCGGCGTACCGCGTGATCGACCACGCGGTCGAGGACTATTTCGACCTGCTCGACACCGTCGGCGACACGATCGAGGAGATCGAGGAGGCGATCCTCGCGACGCCGGACGAGACGCTCATCGAGAGTTTGAACGACGTCAGACGCGATCTGCTGTCGTTTCGGAAAGTGGTCTGGCCGATGCGAGAAGCCGTCGGAACGCTCGCACGCGGCGGCATCGACGAGATCGGCGACTCGACCGAGAAGTTCTACCGCGACGTCTACGACCACCTCGTCGAGATCGTCGACCTGACCGAGACGTATCGCGACCTCACTCGCGGCACGCGGGACATCTACCTCAACGTCGTCTCGCAGTCGACGAACGAGGTGATGAAACGGCTCACGGTCGTGGCGACGATCTTCATCCCGCTGACCTTCGTCGTCGGCGTCTACGGAATGAACTTCGGCGAGCACGCGACGAACCTTCCGGAGCTGACGTGGCCCTACGCGTATCCGGCCGTCGTCGTCGGGATGGGGCTCGTGACGGCGATCCTCCTGGTTCACTTCCGTCGCGAGGGCTGGATCTGA
- a CDS encoding PAS domain-containing protein produces the protein MGGSVDRTQSRINDVIRRVHEALIAAETCDELEAAVCRAFAESEPYVFAWIGAHDPETDRVVPSATAGRGAAYLDEITISLDDPAEASGPTASALRTGTAQIMQRIRDDPDYGPWREQALSYGFESSAAIPLVADERTDGVLNLYSERVDAFAETERSLLAELGATIGTAMSGLRARQELESQKRRYKRLTERISDAYYAVDDEWTITYWNDQMAARTGRPAAEVVGETLWTAFPAILGSEAEEQYRTAMETNQPQSFEMYVEDPFDYWVEIDVHPDDDGLSVFSREITERKRREAELTRAERRLDAIVHNTSESIYIKSRDGEYLFINEVGAEVFGSTPEAVVGTFDDEHFDAESVEGIADDDRHVIETETAETWERVRYVDGRKHVFIDNKFPYRDGSGEVIGLVGVSREITDRKAYEQRLQEQRDGLDLLNKVVRHDIRNNLQVVLGYGELLTEHVDVDGRGHLRTILKNAESAVELTHTAADLAEVMVNPDRDPVRISLDDVIRTQITEIRETFDGVDVAVDGSLPTTAVLADEMLSSVFRNLLKNAVQHNDKATPEVRVSATVETDTVTVRVADNGPGVPEDLRPTIFGKGEKGLDSQGTGVGLYLVRTLVEAYGGDVWIEERPPADASTATDDGEGAVFAVELPTA, from the coding sequence ATGGGTGGTTCTGTGGACCGGACGCAATCCCGAATCAACGACGTCATCCGACGCGTCCACGAGGCGTTGATCGCGGCTGAGACCTGCGACGAACTCGAAGCGGCCGTCTGTCGAGCCTTCGCCGAGTCCGAACCCTACGTTTTCGCCTGGATCGGTGCGCACGACCCCGAAACCGACCGCGTCGTTCCGAGCGCCACCGCGGGGCGAGGCGCGGCCTACCTCGACGAGATCACGATCAGCCTCGACGACCCCGCGGAGGCGAGTGGTCCGACGGCGTCGGCTCTCCGAACCGGGACGGCCCAGATTATGCAGCGCATTCGCGACGACCCGGACTACGGCCCCTGGCGCGAACAGGCGCTCTCGTACGGGTTCGAGTCGAGTGCGGCGATTCCGCTCGTCGCGGACGAGCGGACCGACGGCGTCCTGAACCTGTACTCCGAGCGCGTCGACGCGTTCGCGGAGACCGAACGGTCCCTCCTCGCTGAACTCGGGGCGACGATCGGGACCGCGATGAGCGGACTCCGGGCGCGGCAGGAACTCGAATCCCAGAAGCGACGGTACAAACGCCTCACAGAGCGGATCTCCGACGCGTACTACGCGGTCGACGACGAGTGGACGATCACCTACTGGAACGACCAGATGGCCGCTCGAACCGGCAGGCCGGCGGCGGAGGTCGTGGGGGAGACGCTGTGGACGGCGTTCCCGGCGATACTGGGATCGGAGGCCGAAGAGCAGTACCGAACGGCGATGGAGACCAATCAACCACAGTCGTTCGAGATGTACGTCGAGGACCCGTTCGACTACTGGGTCGAGATCGACGTCCACCCCGACGACGACGGGCTCTCGGTCTTCTCGCGGGAAATCACGGAGCGAAAGCGGCGCGAGGCGGAACTCACGCGCGCCGAGCGCCGCCTCGACGCGATCGTCCACAACACCTCGGAGTCGATATACATCAAGAGTCGCGACGGCGAGTACCTGTTTATCAACGAGGTCGGCGCCGAGGTGTTCGGATCCACGCCCGAGGCGGTCGTCGGGACGTTCGACGACGAACATTTCGACGCCGAGAGCGTCGAGGGAATCGCCGACGACGACCGGCACGTGATCGAGACCGAGACCGCGGAGACGTGGGAGCGCGTCCGCTACGTCGACGGTCGCAAACACGTCTTCATCGACAACAAGTTCCCCTACCGCGACGGGTCCGGCGAGGTCATCGGACTCGTCGGCGTGAGTCGGGAGATCACCGATCGCAAGGCGTACGAACAGCGTCTGCAGGAGCAACGGGACGGACTCGACCTGCTGAACAAGGTCGTGCGCCACGACATCCGGAACAACCTCCAGGTCGTTCTCGGCTACGGCGAGTTACTGACCGAACACGTCGATGTCGACGGGAGAGGCCACCTGCGGACGATCTTGAAGAACGCGGAGTCGGCGGTCGAACTCACCCACACGGCGGCCGACCTCGCCGAGGTGATGGTCAATCCCGATCGCGACCCCGTCCGGATCTCCCTCGACGACGTCATCCGGACGCAGATCACCGAGATCCGCGAGACGTTCGACGGCGTCGACGTCGCCGTCGATGGCTCTCTCCCGACGACGGCGGTGCTGGCCGACGAGATGCTGTCCTCGGTGTTCCGGAACCTGCTGAAAAACGCCGTCCAGCACAACGACAAGGCCACCCCCGAAGTGCGCGTCTCCGCCACGGTCGAGACGGACACCGTCACGGTCCGAGTCGCGGACAACGGGCCGGGGGTTCCGGAGGACCTCCGACCGACGATCTTCGGAAAAGGCGAGAAGGGCCTCGACAGCCAGGGGACCGGCGTCGGACTGTATCTCGTCCGCACGCTCGTCGAAGCCTACGGCGGCGACGTCTGGATCGAGGAGCGACCGCCCGCCGATGCTTCGACAGCCACCGACGACGGCGAGGGCGCCGTGTTCGCCGTCGAACTCCCGACGGCGTGA
- a CDS encoding ABC transporter ATP-binding protein — translation MTEEPLLSVRGLKKHYTVSRGGFLSRETSRVRAVDGVSFDIGRGEALGLVGESGCGKSTTASSILRLTEPTAGEVIFNGGGRGGAVRNDDGTHPNDVTQFDRAELKAFRRDAQLIFQDPTSSFDPRMSVGGSIAELPLVHGMTDRERRRAIVEDLLERVGLSAADYDRYPHEFSGGEKQRLALARALVLNPDLLVADEPVSALDVSVQADILALIDDLRSEFGLSVLFISHDISVVRELCDRTAVMYLGEIVEVGPTESVFESPGHPYTEALRSAVPTPDPRSKGDHIELTGSVPSPSDPPSGCRFHTRCHRVVQPDHVDVDQAVWRRLLDFRDRVVTGEIDPAALRERLQAGAVAGDQPGGWSETGSSDRGAPEERVDDATRVRETYDLPETLSDPEADRTLRAAIDALLAGEDDRAAGILDGAFTTPCAEIHPELSTHGPLHRAACIRHRAEYEGFGDG, via the coding sequence ATGACTGAGGAACCCCTGCTGTCCGTCCGCGGGCTGAAGAAGCACTACACCGTCTCGCGCGGCGGGTTCCTCTCGCGCGAGACGAGCCGGGTCCGGGCCGTCGACGGCGTCAGTTTCGACATCGGACGGGGAGAGGCGCTCGGGTTGGTCGGGGAGTCGGGCTGCGGGAAGTCCACGACGGCGTCGTCGATACTCCGACTGACCGAGCCGACAGCGGGAGAGGTGATCTTCAACGGCGGCGGTCGCGGGGGAGCGGTCCGCAACGACGACGGCACCCATCCCAACGACGTCACGCAGTTCGATCGAGCGGAACTCAAAGCGTTCCGGCGGGACGCGCAGTTGATCTTCCAGGACCCCACCTCCAGTTTCGACCCGCGGATGTCGGTGGGGGGGTCGATCGCGGAACTCCCGCTGGTCCACGGAATGACCGACCGCGAGCGCCGGCGGGCGATCGTCGAGGACCTCTTGGAACGGGTCGGGCTCTCCGCGGCGGACTACGATCGCTACCCCCACGAGTTCTCGGGCGGGGAGAAACAGCGGCTGGCGCTCGCCCGCGCGCTGGTGCTCAATCCGGATCTACTGGTGGCCGACGAGCCGGTCTCGGCGCTCGACGTGTCGGTTCAGGCCGACATCCTCGCGCTGATCGACGACCTCCGATCGGAGTTCGGGCTCTCCGTGCTCTTCATCAGTCACGACATCTCCGTCGTCCGAGAGCTCTGCGACCGGACCGCGGTGATGTACCTCGGCGAGATCGTCGAGGTCGGCCCGACCGAGTCGGTGTTCGAGTCGCCCGGCCACCCCTACACGGAGGCGCTCCGATCCGCGGTTCCGACGCCGGATCCGCGGTCGAAGGGGGACCACATCGAACTGACCGGGAGCGTGCCCAGCCCCTCGGACCCGCCCTCGGGGTGTCGGTTCCACACCCGGTGTCACCGTGTGGTTCAACCCGATCACGTCGACGTCGACCAGGCGGTCTGGCGCCGGCTGTTGGATTTCCGCGATCGGGTCGTCACCGGGGAAATCGACCCCGCGGCACTCAGAGAGCGGCTGCAGGCGGGAGCCGTCGCGGGCGACCAGCCCGGCGGTTGGTCGGAGACGGGTTCGAGTGACCGCGGGGCGCCGGAGGAGCGCGTCGACGATGCCACTCGGGTCAGAGAGACGTACGACCTGCCGGAGACGCTCTCGGACCCGGAGGCCGACCGGACGCTCCGGGCGGCAATCGACGCGCTGCTCGCAGGCGAGGACGACCGAGCGGCCGGCATCCTCGACGGAGCGTTCACGACGCCCTGTGCGGAGATTCACCCGGAACTCAGCACTCACGGACCATTGCACCGCGCCGCCTGCATCCGACACCGCGCCGAGTACGAGGGGTTCGGCGACGGGTAG
- a CDS encoding ABC transporter permease, whose protein sequence is MGLASYVALRVGWAAVVSFIIVTVTFGLFAAAPNPSIQQAATQAALQGGDPQEAVERQRQLRGLDEPLHVRYLDFVTSIYTLQWGWSDYRSQPVTTALLNAVFYTAQYSVPWTVLTVLLGPLVGVYSAANMYTWRDHVATGFAFFGYAIPNFFFGIILLLIFGVWLEWIPVVYRTEVPTFSLANVRQLVVPVFVLVTGSIGAIMRVSRNESADFQNATFMKTAKAKGVSPLRAYAYHVMRPTLVPLSTTLVGQLLAIFLGSSLLVEVVFGIPGLGRLTFNALVAQDTNLVLGATLFFTFLAVIGNLLEDLAFTALDPRISYDDRQL, encoded by the coding sequence ATGGGACTAGCCAGCTACGTCGCGCTCCGCGTCGGCTGGGCCGCGGTGGTGTCGTTCATCATCGTCACCGTGACCTTCGGGCTGTTCGCGGCCGCTCCCAACCCGTCGATCCAGCAGGCGGCCACACAGGCGGCGTTGCAGGGCGGCGACCCGCAGGAGGCGGTCGAACGGCAGCGCCAACTCCGGGGGCTCGACGAACCTCTCCACGTCAGGTATCTGGACTTCGTCACGAGCATCTACACGCTCCAGTGGGGGTGGTCGGACTACCGGAGTCAGCCGGTGACGACGGCGCTCCTGAACGCGGTGTTCTACACCGCGCAGTACTCCGTTCCCTGGACCGTCCTGACGGTGCTCTTGGGGCCCCTCGTCGGCGTGTACTCCGCGGCCAATATGTACACCTGGCGCGACCACGTCGCGACGGGCTTCGCGTTCTTCGGGTACGCCATTCCGAACTTCTTCTTCGGGATCATCCTGCTCTTGATCTTCGGGGTGTGGCTGGAGTGGATCCCGGTCGTCTACCGGACCGAGGTGCCGACGTTCAGCCTCGCGAACGTCAGGCAGCTCGTCGTTCCCGTGTTCGTTCTGGTGACGGGCTCGATCGGCGCGATTATGCGTGTCTCACGCAACGAGTCGGCGGATTTCCAGAACGCGACCTTTATGAAGACCGCAAAGGCCAAGGGCGTCTCGCCGCTCCGGGCGTACGCTTACCACGTGATGCGCCCGACCCTGGTACCGCTGTCGACGACGCTCGTCGGACAGCTGCTCGCCATCTTCCTGGGCTCGTCGCTGCTCGTGGAGGTCGTCTTCGGCATCCCCGGACTCGGCCGCCTGACGTTCAACGCGCTGGTCGCACAGGATACGAACCTCGTGTTGGGGGCGACGCTGTTTTTCACCTTCCTCGCGGTGATCGGGAACCTGCTCGAAGACCTCGCGTTCACCGCCCTCGACCCGCGGATCAGTTACGACGATAGACAACTATGA
- a CDS encoding DUF6517 family protein, whose translation MSNRRALAAVSVALLLVTSGCIGFLTGEEALTFSADPAAVDEAAAQEAGYELNDTRTLEVNRTFEVAGEERRVVASNELASYEKTMDLGPLGEMPLGVFTVVSTPAVEIAGQTLNPIGSYSNARLVEFVQQRYSGLSDIETVSSRNITVQGTETRVTKFAGTATIQGQEVDVFVHVTKYRDGDDFILALGVYPQQISGEEENVLSMMRAIEHPVSD comes from the coding sequence ATCTCGAACCGTCGGGCGCTGGCCGCTGTTTCCGTCGCGCTCCTCTTAGTGACGAGCGGGTGTATCGGCTTTCTCACGGGTGAGGAAGCACTCACGTTCTCCGCCGATCCCGCAGCCGTCGACGAGGCGGCGGCGCAGGAGGCGGGGTACGAACTGAACGACACGCGGACCCTCGAAGTGAACCGGACGTTCGAGGTCGCCGGGGAGGAGCGTCGCGTCGTCGCCTCCAACGAACTCGCGTCCTACGAGAAGACGATGGATCTCGGGCCGCTGGGCGAGATGCCGCTCGGCGTGTTCACCGTGGTCTCGACGCCCGCCGTCGAAATCGCCGGCCAGACGCTCAACCCGATCGGGAGCTACTCGAACGCGCGGCTGGTCGAGTTCGTCCAACAGCGGTACTCCGGGCTGAGCGACATCGAGACGGTGAGCAGCCGAAACATCACCGTCCAGGGGACGGAGACGCGCGTGACCAAGTTCGCCGGCACGGCGACGATCCAGGGGCAAGAAGTCGACGTCTTCGTCCACGTGACGAAGTACCGCGACGGCGACGACTTCATCCTCGCACTCGGCGTCTATCCCCAGCAGATCAGCGGCGAGGAGGAGAACGTGCTCTCGATGATGCGCGCCATCGAGCATCCGGTTTCGGACTGA
- a CDS encoding ABC transporter permease: MSTDTEDAPRFDRVDWEAYAGRRTPRCSLNTALFALTVAPVLALAGYDWLVVDQRETALGALGRDANLDGLFEALGLDFGVTMVDYVFAITLLLFLWYLVLPLYQQPRITGYYWRRFKRNRPAIVSLGWLVVVFVGGLVGPLLLSAPEQNVLAGHQPPVGLSIAETTVPQCVGPVVNERCQGTWQYPLGTTRGGLGVFKSVVYGMTVSLKIAFITTTIVAGVGVVVGTVSAYAGGWVDEIAMRGVDVVLSFPTLLFFLLILYVYGAGLGMFIVVFSLFGWGGTARYVRSKALSVSEEEFVKAGKMSGASTRWIVRHHVVPNTASSIITQLTLLIPGFLLAEAQLAFLGLGDAGISSWGQLIAAGRSDLAFAPWIVLTPGIVLFLTILAFNFLGDALLDAIDPAATTEAER; the protein is encoded by the coding sequence ATGAGCACCGACACCGAGGACGCTCCGCGGTTCGACCGGGTCGACTGGGAGGCGTACGCCGGCCGGCGGACGCCACGCTGCTCGCTCAACACCGCGCTGTTCGCCCTCACGGTCGCTCCGGTGCTCGCACTGGCGGGCTACGACTGGCTCGTCGTCGACCAACGGGAGACCGCTCTCGGAGCACTCGGGCGGGACGCGAACCTCGACGGACTCTTCGAGGCGCTCGGGCTCGACTTCGGGGTCACGATGGTCGATTACGTCTTCGCGATCACGCTCCTGCTCTTCCTCTGGTATCTGGTGCTCCCGCTGTATCAGCAGCCGCGGATCACGGGGTACTACTGGCGGCGGTTCAAGCGGAACCGCCCCGCGATCGTGAGTCTCGGGTGGCTGGTGGTGGTCTTCGTCGGCGGGCTGGTCGGGCCGCTACTTCTGAGCGCGCCGGAACAGAACGTCCTCGCCGGCCACCAGCCGCCAGTGGGGCTCTCGATCGCCGAGACTACCGTCCCCCAGTGTGTCGGTCCGGTCGTGAACGAGCGGTGTCAGGGCACGTGGCAGTACCCGCTGGGGACGACTCGGGGCGGGCTCGGCGTGTTCAAGAGCGTCGTCTACGGGATGACCGTGAGCCTCAAGATCGCGTTCATCACGACTACGATCGTCGCAGGCGTCGGCGTCGTCGTCGGGACAGTCAGCGCGTACGCGGGCGGCTGGGTCGACGAGATCGCGATGCGCGGCGTCGACGTCGTGCTGTCGTTCCCGACGCTCCTCTTTTTCCTCCTCATCCTCTACGTCTACGGCGCGGGGTTGGGGATGTTCATCGTCGTGTTCTCCCTGTTCGGATGGGGCGGGACGGCGCGGTACGTCCGGAGCAAGGCGCTCTCCGTCTCCGAGGAGGAATTCGTCAAAGCAGGGAAGATGAGCGGCGCGAGCACCCGCTGGATCGTGCGCCATCACGTCGTCCCCAACACCGCGAGCAGTATCATCACCCAACTCACGCTGCTCATTCCGGGCTTCCTGCTGGCGGAGGCGCAACTGGCGTTCCTTGGGCTCGGCGACGCCGGGATCTCCTCGTGGGGGCAACTGATCGCCGCCGGCCGGAGCGACCTCGCCTTCGCACCGTGGATCGTCCTCACGCCGGGGATCGTCCTCTTTCTCACCATCCTCGCGTTCAACTTCCTGGGTGACGCGTTGCTCGACGCGATCGACCCCGCGGCGACGACGGAGGCGGAGCGATGA
- a CDS encoding ABC transporter ATP-binding protein, producing the protein MTDEPLLAVEGLRTTFETETGELVAVDGIDFEVRRGETVCLVGESGSGKTVAVESIARLIDQPPGRIEGSVRFRGEELTDLSDEELRPYRGASIAYVFQNPQDALNHCYTIGWQLIEAIRVHEDVSTSAARARAIDLLDTVGIPDPASRITEYPHQFSGGEKQRVMIAMALVTEPDLLVADEPTTALDVTIQADILQLLEELKATYGMGVLFVTHDLATVSEIADRVVVLYAGKVMERGGVLELFEHPAHPYTRRLLACLPGWSGGVDPVEGAERGGIAGSLPDPNDPPDGCRFAPRCAYAEPACTTGDQPPEVDLGGDHLVSCIHYDAGDDPSVLTDGTPPSDGVDGSPQRGVTEDD; encoded by the coding sequence ATGACCGACGAACCGCTGCTGGCGGTCGAGGGGCTCCGGACCACCTTCGAGACGGAGACGGGCGAACTCGTCGCGGTCGACGGGATCGACTTCGAGGTCCGCCGGGGCGAGACCGTCTGTCTCGTCGGCGAGTCCGGGTCGGGAAAGACCGTCGCCGTCGAGTCGATCGCGCGGCTGATCGACCAGCCGCCCGGCCGGATCGAGGGAAGCGTCCGATTCCGCGGGGAGGAACTCACCGACCTCTCCGACGAGGAGCTTCGGCCCTACCGCGGCGCGTCGATCGCGTACGTCTTCCAGAACCCCCAGGACGCGCTCAACCACTGTTACACGATCGGGTGGCAGTTGATCGAGGCGATCCGGGTCCACGAGGACGTGTCGACGTCGGCGGCGCGGGCCCGCGCGATCGACCTCCTCGACACCGTCGGCATTCCCGACCCCGCCAGCCGCATCACCGAGTACCCGCATCAGTTCTCCGGCGGCGAGAAACAGCGGGTGATGATCGCGATGGCGCTCGTCACCGAACCCGACCTACTCGTGGCCGACGAGCCCACCACCGCGCTTGACGTGACGATTCAGGCGGACATCCTCCAACTCCTCGAGGAACTGAAAGCGACGTACGGGATGGGAGTCCTGTTCGTCACCCACGACCTCGCGACCGTGAGCGAGATCGCCGACCGGGTGGTGGTGCTGTACGCCGGCAAGGTCATGGAGCGCGGTGGCGTACTGGAGCTCTTCGAGCACCCCGCCCACCCCTACACGCGACGGTTGCTTGCGTGCCTGCCGGGGTGGTCGGGCGGTGTCGACCCGGTCGAGGGGGCCGAGCGCGGCGGGATCGCCGGCTCGCTTCCGGATCCGAACGATCCACCCGACGGCTGCCGGTTCGCGCCGCGGTGTGCCTACGCGGAGCCGGCGTGTACGACCGGCGACCAGCCGCCGGAAGTCGACCTCGGGGGCGACCACCTGGTCTCGTGTATTCACTACGACGCGGGGGACGACCCCTCCGTCCTCACCGACGGGACGCCCCCGTCCGACGGCGTCGACGGTTCGCCTCAGCGGGGTGTGACCGAGGATGACTGA